The following are from one region of the Vanessa cardui chromosome 3, ilVanCard2.1, whole genome shotgun sequence genome:
- the LOC124543670 gene encoding lipase member I-like gives MNLYTVIPLITTIVHLLVFDVIAQSEQPNLNFFENLYAKMSGACRAIVDLQFNSMNSQNGILKTMKIIYIDKTEKRSVSIDKAFQTLTEPGVFDITKQTKIIIHGFRDSSQSSVTQDIADGYNEKNMFNVLLVDAEEMMNQRYILSVHNARLIGKRLANLLGNLEHFGASADDFHLIGVSLGAHVAGWTGKYFHKYKSKLIGRITGLDPAGPCFSFAYPDQRLDKMDAKYVDVMHSNMLMQGVIEPLGHADFYINGGGPQQPGCVMPSCSHLRAAQVYAESIRTPKSFVGIRCQSWQKFEANKCKDNDYAVLGYGSSTSTRGLYYLRTSAGSPFGLGMNGTKYIASKDNNNWLMNLSYT, from the exons ATGAACCTCTATACTGTTATACCGCTCATTACAACAATAGTACATTTGTTAGTGTTTGATGTGATCGCACAAAGTGAACAGCCGAACCTAAATTTCTTTGAGAACTTGTATGCAAAAATGTCCGGTGCAT GTCGCGCTATCGTGGACTTACAATTTAATTCCATGAATAGTCAAAATGGAATATTGAAGAcgatgaaaataatttacattgatAAAACAGAAAAACGGAGTGTCTCTATAGATAAAGCGTTTCAGACTCTTACTGAACCTGGTGTCTTTGATATcactaaacaaacaaaaatcatAATTCATGGATTTAGGGACAGTTCACAGTCCTCGGTCACACAAGATATAGCTGACggttataatgaaaaaaatatgttcaatgtGCTTCTCGTGGATGCAGAAGAAATGATGAACCAGAGATATATATTATCCGTGCATAATGCCCGTCTAATAGGAAAAAGATTAGCTAATTTATTAGGTAATTTGGAACATTTTGGAGCCAGCGCTGATGATTTTCATCTCATCGGTGTAAGCTTGGGAGCGCACGTAGCGGGATGGACGGGGAAatactttcataaatataaatcaaagttaATTGGCCGTATAACTGGGTTAGATCCTGCAGGTCCTTGTTTCTCCTTCGCATATCCTGACCAGAGGCTAGATAAAATGGACGCCAAATATGTTGACGTGATGCATTCGAATATGTTAATGCAGGGAGTGATCGAACCTCTTGGCCACGCCGATTTCTATATAAATGGAGGAGGACCTCAACAACCGGGATGCGTAATGCCTTCTTGCAGTCACCTCAGGGCAGCTCAAGTTTATGCAGAAAGCATACGAACTCCGAAATCATTTGTAGGAATTCGTTGTCAGAGTTGGCAAAAATTCGAAgcaaataaatgtaaagataACGATTATGCCGTTCTGGGATACGGTTCCTCAACCTCGACACGCGGTCTTTATTACCTGCGGACGTCGGCTGGATCACCTTTCGGCCTTGGTATGAATGGTACGAAATATATCGCTTCGAAAGACAATAATAATTGGTTAATGAACTTAAGTTACACTTga